Below is a genomic region from Citrobacter tructae.
TTGTGCAAGCGCAGGCAAGCTTTCTGCCGCATCCAGCTTCACGCCAAATGGCAGAACATTTAATACCGGCCCGGTTGCCGTTAACGCTGCCGACCCCATACGACGCATGAAAATAAACCCGGCAGCATAATCCATCCGGCTGCATAAACGCCCCAGCCATAACGCCACCAGCGCCAGCGCTAAATCCGCACGCTGAACGTCTGGCATACGCGCGGCAAGCTGGCGAAATGCACCGTCGGGCGCGGTCAACTGCATACGAATAATGTCCGCGCTGGCAGACCTTCCCGGTAGCGGTTTACTCGATAGCGAAGCGGGTGGTGGCAGTTGTCCCCGCTGCTCGGCCCAGAATGCGCCATCACGGTGATACGCCTCGCTGTGGCGATACTGTTGATACTCTTCCACTACCTCGGCAAAGGGTGTAAAAGGCGATGCTGGCGTGGGTTCGCCACGCTGCCATGCCCGGTAAATTGCCGCTATCTGTCGGGTAATAGCCGGAAAACTGAAGCCATCCACCAGTAAGTGATGATAACGCTGATACCAGTACCAGCGGTTATCCTCCACCTGAATAAGCTGATGGCAGACCAGCGGTTTTGTGCCATCGGCACGTATGTCTTGCTGCAGATCGGCCTGCATTAACGCACGAGCGGCTTCGTGTGGACTGCTATTTGTACGCAGATCAATAATGTCAGGTTCAGCAAAAACAATGGCAGGATCAACCCACTGCCAGACCTCGCCGTTGTCTTCGCTAAACCGCATCCGCAGGGTATCAGCCTGATCCAAACCGGCGACGACCGCTTTCGCCAGCAACGGCGCGTTCAGTGCACCGGTTAATTCCACGTAGTGCGCGACGCTCCACGGTGAAGGCAAAGTGGAGAGTTTTTCTGCCATCCAGATCCCAGGCTGGGCCGCGACTAACGGTAAGTGCTGAGTCATTTTGCCTCCTGTACATCGGCATATTGTGCCGGCGTCAGCGTGGTCCAGTTCGCCGCCAGCCACTGCTGGCAGGCTTCCTGAGATTGCGGTTCGCACGCGATATTCCAGCCAGCAGGAAGTGAGCACTGCTGTGGCCAAAGGCTAAACTGACGTTGGGGATTTTGCAGAATGTAAAACTGTCCCTGCGGGTTATCGAAGGGGTTACTGAATTCCATACTCAACTCCTGTCGTGGAACATCGTCCGGTTAAATCGTGTCGGTGAGTGGCTGCCAGAGCGTCATCAAACCCTGCATTAAGCCGCCACGCCAGCAAAGTGCATCGTGTCCACCCTCAACCTGACGCCAGAAAATAGACTGTGGTACACAAGGTAACTGCGCGTAGAGCGCCTGATTGGCGCGAAAAATTATCGGTTCGCGAATACCGGCTTCCAGAACAATACGCAGACCCTGAACGCTTACCTTTCCGCTTTTCAGTTGTTCAATGAGCACCCCATCCTGATGACCACCGCGATGCGGCCACCAGTAAGATCCAGACTGACTGAGTACACAGCCAAAGCGTTCCGGCCAGTGCAGCCCGGCATACAGAGATGACAAGCCGCCAAAGCTTTGCCCGGCTACGATCGTGCGCTGTGGATCGTCGCTGAACGCGGTGGTCGCTTTCACCAGCGGCAGTAACTCCTGCTGCACCGCTAGCCAGAAATCAGCATTGCACGGCAGCTCGCGGCTGCGATGAGGCGTATCGATGGCATCAATCAGGAGATAAACGGCGGGAGGAAGCTGATGTCGTTGGGTAAGCGAGGTCAGTGCGGGCCAGACGGGCATACTTTGCGCCCAAAACTGTCCGTCCAACAGAATAGCCAGCGGACGCGTTTCAGGATTTGCCTCGCCGGTAGTAAAAACCCACACGCGGCGCGTATTGCCGAGCCGGGCACTGTGCCATTGCAGGCAAACTGCGAGGGAATCGGGTTTTTCAGGATGATCCCAGCCTGGCTGTACAGGAGCGTCCGGCATTTCCAACGCAGACACCGCATGTCCACGCCCGCCTTGCCAGCTTTGCGGATTGAGGGGATCGGCAATGGCCTGCGGCAACAACTGTCGCCAGCCTTCTCGCAGTAGCGCTCTGTCCGGAGTTTCGCCCGCATTCAGCCCGGCAAAAATATCGTCGCGTGCAGAAGGAATGAAGCAATAGCTCCCGCGCCAGTGGGCGTCCAGGGTAATACACCAGCACCAAACATCGGTGCCATCAATACGTCGCAGCGACTGGGGAACGGAATTTTGATGGTGGTCGGTCACACCGGTAATGTAGATCCACACGCGACGGGTAGTGGAGTGTTTTTCCGTGCCCTGCGGGTCACGCCACCAAAAGGTGACGCGGTAATCACCGTTATCTTCACGCACCCATTCCGGGCCATTTTTTGACTGCCACCACGCATCGCTTCCTATCATTAACGCCGTCACCGTCATAACCCCATGTTTATTGTGCAATTTTATAGATAAGCGTGAAATATATTGATAATATTATTGATAACTATTTGCATTTGCAATAGCGTATTGTCGCGCTGTGGGAAGCGCGTACAGTTTTTCACCACTTATAAACCGACCTGACGCTGCGAACTTTTTCTGGAACGGATGGTTTTCGCAGGAGCGGGCGACATCAGGCCAAATGCCCCACAACGGCATATTGGTTCACGTGGCTAAAAGAAAGCAGGACACACAATGAACAACAAGATTCATTCACTGGCCTTATTGGTCAATTTAGGGATTTACGGAGTAGCGCTGCCAGCGATGGCAGAAGATAAAACCGATAGCACCGCCGTCTCGCATGAAGATACCATCGTCGTTACCGCCGCCCAGCAGAACCTGCAGGCGCCAGGCGTTTCCACTATCACTGCTGATGAAATCCGTAAGAATCCTCCCGCGCGCGATGTGGCGGAAATCATTCGTACTATGCCAGGCGTGAACCTGACCGGTAACTCAACCAGCGGCCAACGCGGCAACAACCGTCAGATCGATATTCGTGGCATGGGTCCGGAAAACACCCTGATTCTGATCGACGGCAAACCGGTCACCAGCCGTAACTCTGTGCGTCAGGGCTGGCGTGGCGAACGTGATACCCGTGGTGATACCGCCTGGGTGCCGCCGGAAATGATCGAGCGTATTGAAGTGCTGCGCGGTCCTGCCGCAGCACGCTACGGTAACGGTGCTGCGGGTGGCGTGGTGAATATCATCACCAAAAAAGGCAGCAACGAATGGCACGGCTCCTGGGATACCTATTTCAACGCCCCGGAACACAAAGATGAAGGTTCGACCAAACGCACCAACTTTAGCCTGAACGGCCCAATGGGCGGGGATTTCAGCTTCCGTCTGTACGGTAATCTCGATAAAACCCAGGCCGACGCATGGGACATCAACCAGGGTCATCAGTCAGAACGTACCGGCACCTACGCCAACACCTTGCCAGCGGGTCGTGAAGGGGTCATCAACAAAGACATTAACGGCGTGGTTCGCTGGGATTTCGCCCCGCTCCAGTCTCTCGAACTGGAAGCCGGTTACAGCCGTCAGGGCAACCTGTATGCTGGCGACACGCAAAACACCAACACCAACCAGTTGGTGAAAGATAACTACGGTGACGAGACCAACCGCCTTTATCGCCAGAACTACTCCCTGACCTGGAACGGCGGCTGGGATAACGGCGTCACCACCAGCAACTGGGTGCAGTATGAACACACCCGTAACTCCCGAACGCCGGAAGGCCTGGCGGGTGGTACGGAGGGGATCTTCGACCCGAATGCGTCACAAAAATATGTCGATGCCGACCTGAGTGACGTCATGCTGCACAGTGAAGTCAGCATTCCGTTGGATCTGCTGGTTAACCAAAACCTGACGCTCGGTACCGAGTGGAACCAGCAGCGTATGAAAGACATGCTGTCCAACTCACAGACCTTTATGGGCGGTGATATTCCAGGCTCCAGCAGCACCAACCGTAGCCCGTATTCCGATGCAGAGATCTTCTCTCTGTTTGCTGAAAACAACATGGAACTGACCGACAGCACCATGCTGACCCCGGGTCTGCGTTTCGACCACCACAGCATCGTCGGCGACAACTGGAGCCCGTCTCTGAACCTGTCACAAGGTCTGGGCGATGACTTCACCCTGAAGATGGGTATTGCGCGCGCCTATAAAGCGCCAAGCCTGTACCAGCTTAACCCGAACTATATTCTGTACAGTAAGGGCCAGGGTTGCTATGCCACCGGCTCCGCGACCGGCATTGGTTGCTACATGATGGGTAACGATGATCTGAAGGCCGAAACCAGTATCAACAAAGAGATTGGCCTTGAGTTCAAGCGTGACGGCTGGCTGGCTGGGGTCACCTGGTTCCGCAACGATTATCGCAACAAGATTGAAGCAGGCACGGTACCGTTCGACAGAACATCTATCACCAATAAAGGGAAGACGACCTACACCGACATCTATCAGTGGGAAAACATTCCTAAAGCGGTGGTTGAGGGCCTGGAAGGTACGTTGAACGTGCCAGTTAGCGAAACCGTCAACTGGACCAACAACATTACCTACATGCTGCAAAGTAAGAATAAAGAGACCGGCGAGCGCCTGTCGATTATTCCTGAATACACGCTGAACTCGACCCTGAGCTGGCAGGCACGCGAAGATTTGTCATTGCAGTCAACCTTCACCTGGTACGGCAAACAACAGCCGAAAAAATACGATTACCAGGGTAAACCGGTTACCGGCAGCTCGGCAAGTGAAGTGAGTCCGTACAGCATCGTCGGCCTGAGCGCGACCTGGGACGTGACGAAAAACGTCAGCCTGACCGGTGGCGTGGATAACGTCTTTGACAAACGTCTGTGGCGCGAAGGTAATGCCCAGACCACTGGCGATATCGTGACCGGAAACTATATGGCGGGCGCAGGCGCGCACACCTATAACGAACCGGGTCGTACATGGTTCATGAGCGTGAACACGCACTTCTGATAACGTTTTTCCCTCTCCTCGCTGCGGGGAGAGGGAAACGTCAGATACCATGCGCACAACACACACTTCACTCTCCTTGGCAGGCCATACGCTGCACATTGTCGGGTTTGATCCTGACAGTTTCCATGAGCACGATTTGCTCTGGCTCCCCCACCATGCACAGATAATGTCCTGCGGACGTAAGCGTAAAACAGAGCACTTAGCGGGGCGCATAGCCGCCGTCCATGCGCTAGGTGAATATGGCAACAAAGCCGTACCCGGCATCGGCGAGCGTCGTCAACCACTTTGGCCAGAAGGTCTGTTTGGCAGCATCAGCCATGGCGCCACGACCGCGCTAGCGGTTGTCTCACCACACCCCGTAGGGCTGGACATTGAAGCTATTTTTACGCCCCACACCGCAACCGACCTGGCTGACAGCATTATCGACTGTCATGAACAACAGATTTTACAAATCAGCCCTGTGCCCTTTCCGCTCGCCTTAACCCTGGCGTTCTCCGCCAAAGAGAGCGTATATAAAGCGTTCAGTACACAGGCTATCGAGCTGCCGGGTTTTGCCAGTGCCCAAATTACCGCAATCACTGCCACGCAATTAACCTTGCAAATCATGCCGTCATTTTCACCCAGCCTCGCCGGACAGGACGTCAATGTTCGCTGGTTTCAGCGCAATGAAAACATCATTACACTTTGTGAAGCGACCTTGTAGCAAACTCCGCCAGCGATCGGCGTTGCTGCCCATTTTCATCAAAGTTGTCAGCAGCTAGCCAGCGTTGTAAAACGGCGTCGCACTGTGGCCATTCGCCGT
It encodes:
- a CDS encoding MbtH family protein gives rise to the protein MEFSNPFDNPQGQFYILQNPQRQFSLWPQQCSLPAGWNIACEPQSQEACQQWLAANWTTLTPAQYADVQEAK
- the fes gene encoding enterochelin esterase, whose protein sequence is MTALMIGSDAWWQSKNGPEWVREDNGDYRVTFWWRDPQGTEKHSTTRRVWIYITGVTDHHQNSVPQSLRRIDGTDVWCWCITLDAHWRGSYCFIPSARDDIFAGLNAGETPDRALLREGWRQLLPQAIADPLNPQSWQGGRGHAVSALEMPDAPVQPGWDHPEKPDSLAVCLQWHSARLGNTRRVWVFTTGEANPETRPLAILLDGQFWAQSMPVWPALTSLTQRHQLPPAVYLLIDAIDTPHRSRELPCNADFWLAVQQELLPLVKATTAFSDDPQRTIVAGQSFGGLSSLYAGLHWPERFGCVLSQSGSYWWPHRGGHQDGVLIEQLKSGKVSVQGLRIVLEAGIREPIIFRANQALYAQLPCVPQSIFWRQVEGGHDALCWRGGLMQGLMTLWQPLTDTI
- a CDS encoding TonB-dependent siderophore receptor, producing MNNKIHSLALLVNLGIYGVALPAMAEDKTDSTAVSHEDTIVVTAAQQNLQAPGVSTITADEIRKNPPARDVAEIIRTMPGVNLTGNSTSGQRGNNRQIDIRGMGPENTLILIDGKPVTSRNSVRQGWRGERDTRGDTAWVPPEMIERIEVLRGPAAARYGNGAAGGVVNIITKKGSNEWHGSWDTYFNAPEHKDEGSTKRTNFSLNGPMGGDFSFRLYGNLDKTQADAWDINQGHQSERTGTYANTLPAGREGVINKDINGVVRWDFAPLQSLELEAGYSRQGNLYAGDTQNTNTNQLVKDNYGDETNRLYRQNYSLTWNGGWDNGVTTSNWVQYEHTRNSRTPEGLAGGTEGIFDPNASQKYVDADLSDVMLHSEVSIPLDLLVNQNLTLGTEWNQQRMKDMLSNSQTFMGGDIPGSSSTNRSPYSDAEIFSLFAENNMELTDSTMLTPGLRFDHHSIVGDNWSPSLNLSQGLGDDFTLKMGIARAYKAPSLYQLNPNYILYSKGQGCYATGSATGIGCYMMGNDDLKAETSINKEIGLEFKRDGWLAGVTWFRNDYRNKIEAGTVPFDRTSITNKGKTTYTDIYQWENIPKAVVEGLEGTLNVPVSETVNWTNNITYMLQSKNKETGERLSIIPEYTLNSTLSWQAREDLSLQSTFTWYGKQQPKKYDYQGKPVTGSSASEVSPYSIVGLSATWDVTKNVSLTGGVDNVFDKRLWREGNAQTTGDIVTGNYMAGAGAHTYNEPGRTWFMSVNTHF
- the entD gene encoding enterobactin synthase subunit EntD yields the protein MRTTHTSLSLAGHTLHIVGFDPDSFHEHDLLWLPHHAQIMSCGRKRKTEHLAGRIAAVHALGEYGNKAVPGIGERRQPLWPEGLFGSISHGATTALAVVSPHPVGLDIEAIFTPHTATDLADSIIDCHEQQILQISPVPFPLALTLAFSAKESVYKAFSTQAIELPGFASAQITAITATQLTLQIMPSFSPSLAGQDVNVRWFQRNENIITLCEATL